A single region of the Pseudomonas sp. VD-NE ins genome encodes:
- a CDS encoding CS1 type fimbrial major subunit produces MFKKLAIAAPLALLALGSTGAFAAGEASHSISLVAHVPTNGFYVVPTDPDLVNKDQDMSYQPTTGKMRDVNGFFDVRNNNGSVHASLESQPKLIAGNTSIDLRVLLNNRELTLTPQMVVGESESDVNYRAPLNISAVGSNFQPGDYTGSVAMIFDAVPPVATN; encoded by the coding sequence ATGTTCAAGAAACTCGCAATCGCCGCTCCACTGGCTCTTCTGGCACTGGGTTCCACTGGCGCATTCGCCGCTGGTGAAGCGTCGCACTCGATCAGCCTTGTCGCTCATGTGCCGACCAACGGTTTCTATGTTGTGCCGACCGACCCGGATCTGGTCAACAAGGACCAGGACATGAGCTATCAGCCAACCACCGGCAAGATGCGCGACGTCAATGGTTTCTTCGATGTGCGTAACAACAACGGCTCGGTACACGCCAGCCTCGAAAGCCAGCCGAAACTGATCGCCGGCAATACCTCCATTGACCTGCGTGTGTTGCTTAACAACAGGGAGTTGACCTTGACTCCGCAAATGGTGGTGGGCGAGTCGGAGTCCGACGTCAACTACCGCGCGCCGCTGAACATCAGCGCCGTAGGCAGCAACTTCCAGCCGGGCGATTACACCGGTTCCGTGGCAATGATCTTCGATGCCGTGCCACCGGTTGCGACCAACTGA
- a CDS encoding PadR family transcriptional regulator: MRDHHSPHREHGDGRDGFEKRPGRERGGRGPRVFAPGDLKLLLLALVAEQPCHGYDLIRQIEGMFDGAYSPSPGVIYPTLTFLEESELITGDAEGGKKRYSVTEAGRLSLSEQAVALDGVRMRIDVSKRSLRGHDRPPEIHEAVHNLRHALQMHHGRWSAEEILRVRDLLNDTAKAIVDGPAVQPVSEKSE; this comes from the coding sequence ATGAGAGACCATCATTCCCCCCACCGCGAACACGGCGACGGCCGTGACGGCTTCGAGAAGCGCCCCGGACGCGAGCGCGGCGGCCGTGGCCCCCGGGTGTTCGCCCCCGGCGATCTGAAACTGCTGTTGCTGGCGCTGGTCGCTGAACAGCCGTGTCACGGCTATGACCTGATCCGCCAGATCGAAGGCATGTTCGACGGCGCGTACAGCCCGAGTCCCGGGGTGATCTACCCGACCCTGACCTTTCTTGAAGAGAGCGAGCTGATCACCGGCGACGCCGAGGGTGGCAAAAAACGCTACAGCGTCACCGAGGCCGGTCGTTTGTCTTTAAGCGAGCAAGCCGTGGCGCTGGACGGTGTGCGGATGCGCATCGATGTGAGCAAACGCTCGCTGCGCGGCCATGATCGGCCGCCGGAAATCCACGAAGCGGTACACAACCTGCGCCATGCCCTGCAGATGCACCACGGCCGCTGGAGCGCCGAAGAAATCCTGCGCGTGCGTGACCTGCTCAACGACACCGCCAAAGCCATCGTCGACGGCCCTGCCGTTCAACCTGTTTCGGAGAAAAGCGAATGA
- a CDS encoding siderophore-interacting protein: MTAVDTQTIHRVMHEIKRRKLEVLRVVDLTPRMRRITLGGPELAGFISLGTDDHVKLLFPQNAEQVAALETMVLGAGKDDGPKPEMRDYTPRRYDLDALELDIDFVLHGDGPASTWAEQAQPGQFLHIGGPRGSMIVPDIFDSYLLIGDETALPAIARRLEGLAANRKALVVIEVENGAEQQILESPAQVNVIWVLREGGRDNLLATVKQLQVPKGNLYAWVATETKVSRQIRRVLIDEHGLDEQLIKAVGYWRAEGSPEEE; encoded by the coding sequence ATGACTGCAGTCGATACCCAAACCATTCACCGCGTGATGCACGAAATCAAACGCCGCAAGCTCGAAGTCCTGCGCGTGGTCGACCTGACCCCGCGCATGCGCCGCATCACCCTCGGTGGGCCGGAGCTGGCCGGTTTCATCAGCCTGGGCACCGATGATCACGTCAAACTGTTGTTCCCGCAGAATGCCGAACAGGTGGCAGCGCTGGAGACCATGGTGCTCGGCGCCGGCAAGGACGATGGGCCGAAACCGGAAATGCGCGACTACACCCCGCGTCGCTACGACCTCGATGCGCTGGAGCTGGATATCGACTTCGTTCTGCACGGTGACGGCCCTGCGTCGACTTGGGCCGAACAGGCCCAACCCGGGCAATTCCTGCACATCGGCGGCCCGCGCGGTTCGATGATCGTGCCGGACATTTTCGACAGCTACCTGCTGATCGGCGATGAAACCGCCCTGCCCGCCATCGCCCGGCGTCTCGAAGGTCTGGCGGCCAATCGCAAGGCGCTGGTGGTGATCGAAGTGGAGAACGGCGCCGAGCAGCAAATACTGGAGAGCCCGGCGCAGGTCAATGTGATCTGGGTGTTGCGCGAGGGTGGCCGGGACAATCTGCTGGCGACGGTGAAGCAATTGCAGGTGCCCAAGGGCAATCTGTATGCGTGGGTCGCGACGGAAACGAAAGTTTCACGGCAGATCCGCCGGGTGCTGATCGATGAGCATGGGCTGGATGAGCAACTGATCAAAGCCGTCGGTTACTGGCGCGCCGAGGGCAGTCCCGAAGAAGAATGA
- a CDS encoding CS1-pili formation C-terminal domain-containing protein yields MFPMTPIAAALALLFCASAAVASNSTGTTPRSLLAQAKGLPADFEEHFFDVPLAVRVEVDQQPLGEAMVVLSRDDRITLLEFTDTSENRFGPAEREKWASYLKPGVPLGACSGSCPDQFLAVHYNLENSLVSILTENAERDVEAKRFYDQPDGGSHGLMVRNQLNLNGGQDQDLGGRFGLEASSSLGNWSQTLNLQLARLGGPDDKLYHAIQELHTQRELQGSFFRLGYFTPNSEGLTRQPRTFGTSPDTAVGVMYGSSDSLAINSPMPSVYPIYVTANRQGSVEIWRDGLLINTQSVPAGLQTLDTRPLPGGIYEVEVRLIEDGQITSTTQELVYKPNNWRNLDERWRYNVFAGEEQKLLSNWDTQASGSPTAGASVNYLLHPRVILGLSARQIREKLQYGTSIDWTLANHISLYANVYKTEDYGTGLDLQSLYNYGAGSLVVSHNRSWLDTTNTYDTLPDGTRVRPRNVFIGQTSNSSLALNHRISSKSSVNARVSHSEGNVEGMGVDLGWTQRTMVLGSDASWRLSIFDRPGSFSSGDARNRGVDLSINMALGAPGQQITGSIGSRTARDGRRDNNASLGWRKDFQDHVLQNVSLTALTDTYGVGVASLANFRTDAVNGDGFIQRSSYNGNFTGGLNVDSTLVVGGQQILMTSQSEVRGAGMIVDVESDIEDIVLRADDYSGGGAALKPGRNFIPITAYQNSSVSFDFEGNNVPAATIEPARTRYHLNKGGVEYRKVRVMKTLTVLGRLVDGQGRPLKGHHVINHASRGVTEVDGFFSMEMNAGSPTLEVRQGKQLLCQFRLDADSHRSENNVLMIGDLRCTPDTLADVTSTEQKAG; encoded by the coding sequence ATGTTCCCGATGACACCCATCGCGGCTGCGCTTGCGCTGTTGTTTTGTGCCAGCGCAGCCGTGGCTTCCAACTCCACCGGTACCACACCCCGCAGTCTGCTGGCGCAGGCCAAGGGTTTGCCGGCGGATTTCGAGGAGCATTTCTTTGATGTGCCGCTGGCGGTACGGGTCGAAGTCGATCAGCAACCACTGGGTGAGGCCATGGTGGTGTTATCCCGCGATGATCGCATCACCCTGCTCGAATTCACCGACACCAGCGAAAACCGCTTTGGCCCCGCCGAACGCGAAAAGTGGGCGAGCTATCTCAAGCCCGGCGTGCCGTTGGGGGCGTGCAGCGGTTCCTGCCCGGACCAGTTTCTGGCGGTGCACTACAACCTGGAAAACTCGCTGGTCTCGATTCTCACCGAAAACGCCGAGCGCGATGTCGAGGCCAAACGTTTCTACGATCAGCCTGATGGCGGCAGCCACGGCTTGATGGTGCGCAATCAGCTCAACCTCAATGGCGGTCAGGACCAGGATCTCGGCGGACGCTTTGGCCTCGAAGCCAGCTCCAGCCTGGGCAACTGGAGCCAGACGCTCAACCTGCAATTGGCCCGTCTCGGTGGTCCGGACGACAAGCTGTATCACGCCATTCAAGAGCTGCACACCCAGCGCGAACTGCAAGGCAGTTTTTTCCGTCTGGGTTATTTCACCCCCAATTCCGAAGGGCTGACGCGCCAACCGCGCACGTTCGGCACCAGCCCCGACACCGCCGTCGGTGTGATGTACGGCAGCTCCGATAGCCTGGCCATCAACAGCCCGATGCCTAGCGTTTATCCGATCTACGTCACCGCCAACCGCCAGGGTTCCGTCGAGATCTGGCGCGATGGTTTGCTGATCAATACCCAATCGGTGCCGGCCGGTTTACAGACCCTCGACACCCGACCATTGCCCGGCGGCATTTATGAAGTGGAAGTGCGCCTGATCGAAGACGGCCAGATCACTTCCACCACCCAGGAGCTGGTGTACAAGCCCAACAACTGGCGCAACCTCGACGAGCGCTGGCGCTACAACGTCTTTGCCGGCGAAGAACAGAAACTGCTGAGCAACTGGGACACTCAGGCCAGCGGCAGCCCGACGGCGGGCGCTTCGGTGAATTACCTGCTGCATCCACGGGTGATTCTCGGCCTGTCGGCACGGCAGATTCGCGAAAAACTGCAATACGGCACGTCCATCGACTGGACCCTGGCCAACCACATCAGCCTGTACGCCAACGTCTACAAGACCGAGGATTACGGCACCGGTCTCGATCTGCAAAGCCTCTACAACTATGGCGCCGGTAGCCTCGTCGTCAGCCACAACCGCAGTTGGCTCGACACCACCAATACCTACGATACGTTGCCCGACGGCACCCGAGTGCGCCCGCGCAATGTGTTTATCGGGCAGACCAGCAATTCATCGCTGGCGCTCAACCATCGCATCAGCAGCAAGAGTTCGGTCAACGCGCGGGTTTCGCACAGCGAGGGCAATGTCGAGGGCATGGGTGTCGATCTGGGCTGGACCCAGCGCACGATGGTGCTGGGCAGCGATGCCAGTTGGCGCCTGTCGATTTTTGATCGGCCGGGCAGTTTCAGCAGCGGCGATGCACGCAACCGTGGAGTCGACCTGAGCATCAACATGGCGCTCGGCGCACCCGGTCAGCAGATCACCGGCAGTATCGGGTCGCGCACGGCCCGCGACGGCAGGCGGGACAACAATGCTTCTCTTGGCTGGCGCAAGGATTTTCAGGATCACGTCCTGCAAAACGTGTCGCTCACGGCACTTACCGACACTTACGGGGTGGGCGTTGCCAGCCTCGCCAACTTCCGCACCGACGCGGTTAATGGCGATGGCTTCATTCAGCGCTCCTCCTACAACGGCAACTTCACGGGCGGCCTTAACGTCGACAGCACCCTGGTGGTCGGCGGGCAGCAGATACTCATGACCAGCCAGAGCGAAGTGCGCGGCGCCGGCATGATCGTGGATGTGGAATCGGACATCGAGGACATCGTTCTGCGCGCCGACGATTACAGCGGTGGCGGTGCGGCGTTGAAGCCGGGGCGCAATTTCATCCCGATTACCGCGTATCAGAACAGCTCGGTGAGTTTCGACTTCGAAGGCAACAACGTACCGGCCGCCACCATCGAACCGGCGCGCACTCGTTATCACTTGAACAAGGGCGGCGTGGAATACCGCAAGGTCCGCGTGATGAAAACCCTCACCGTGCTCGGCCGACTGGTGGACGGCCAAGGGCGTCCGCTCAAGGGCCACCACGTGATCAACCACGCCAGCCGTGGGGTGACCGAAGTCGACGGGTTCTTCTCGATGGAAATGAACGCCGGCTCACCGACGCTGGAAGTGCGGCAGGGCAAACAGTTGCTGTGCCAGTTCCGTCTCGATGCCGACAGCCATCGCAGCGAAAACAATGTGTTGATGATCGGTGATTTGCGCTGCACGCCGGACACGCTGGCCGACGTCACCTCCACCGAACAGAAAGCGGGTTGA
- a CDS encoding molecular chaperone, whose translation MNRGFLLGVLSVFCLTAQAGPQINVGTVYDYLDADKSTYLKRVFNSGDATAFVKINVLEIIYDADGVPQEVPVQNAADGASRNGVMASPARLIVPAQGMQGTRLLYMGERDRERYFRVRFVPVVPEKEDEFVVSNEEREDYKNSLSAGVNVMTGFGTIFFVRPRDARFATVVNDTDSRYELRNNGNTVLIVDEFKSCSLSKESDCGATTKHHVLAGKTFAFDKEKGRQYSFFLIEGSEKKTIKIASR comes from the coding sequence ATGAACCGTGGTTTTCTGCTGGGCGTGCTCAGCGTGTTTTGCCTCACGGCACAGGCCGGTCCGCAAATCAATGTCGGCACCGTGTACGACTATCTCGATGCCGATAAAAGTACCTACCTCAAACGTGTATTCAACAGTGGCGACGCCACGGCATTCGTCAAGATCAACGTGCTGGAAATCATCTACGACGCCGATGGCGTGCCGCAGGAAGTGCCCGTGCAAAACGCTGCCGACGGCGCTTCGCGCAATGGCGTGATGGCCAGCCCGGCGCGGCTGATCGTGCCGGCGCAGGGCATGCAGGGCACGCGTTTGCTGTACATGGGCGAGCGCGATCGCGAGCGCTATTTTCGGGTCCGCTTCGTCCCGGTGGTGCCGGAAAAGGAAGACGAGTTTGTGGTCAGCAACGAAGAGCGCGAAGACTACAAAAACTCGCTTTCAGCCGGGGTCAACGTGATGACCGGGTTCGGCACGATCTTCTTCGTGCGGCCCCGGGACGCGCGTTTCGCCACCGTCGTCAACGACACCGACAGCCGCTACGAACTGCGCAACAACGGTAACACTGTGCTGATTGTCGATGAGTTCAAGAGCTGTTCGCTGAGCAAGGAAAGCGACTGCGGCGCAACCACCAAACACCATGTGCTGGCGGGCAAGACCTTTGCCTTCGATAAGGAAAAGGGTCGTCAGTACAGCTTCTTCCTGATCGAAGGCAGCGAGAAAAAAACCATAAAGATCGCCAGTCGCTAG
- a CDS encoding NEL-type E3 ubiquitin ligase domain-containing protein produces the protein MSLSPQPAETADKGRHYEFIKSAVNDNFKTATVSRGKALAATPLKIESWYTSAPAAYLDRLTNANLKAWSSQNQVDHLLAKTDLYTFAEPLLKAKIKERHGIEPDLKNTFLRLYLPKDKPWYAVDVSAGVVTRTVSLLDAALHNFASGETVGHGSDYISKPDERGLFDVLPIKNKMPISQFQTLCRDLDIGAQYQKHLQSYLLPGEPVAESVLQYKVNESQKDALAVATHLALIKEDIQYDAYKMLLNLAEDKPLLLNGRSMYCCDLSMLDTRLTGVLLLMHRTRDNRGVRRLIVYVPHDPDHPLKEYSSLKAFKTELARQLREDAFCASTEQTFRQFFSQFVDQQQRGHFFATLEQRLFVVRYHPREDPTDQQPAWRKDPVENPNLQMQQLPLQGNYWQHAYQQKLNKMLNDAREIAVSTADTDSKARWAWWDNFKKIVSDIFNVALLIATPFVPGLGELMMAYTAYQLTSDVIEGIVDLAEGVWEEAAGHVISVVTDIIQLAAFAAGAQIGEAFRVKLSQLVDAMKPVKLPNGKDSLWHPDLSPYERNDLILSPNSKPDRLGLHQHGNESILPLEGKLYNVEKASTAATSNTHRIKHPKRANAYKPQVEHNGHGAWVHEAETPHDWPDEALMRRLGHSVERFSPTELEQIRISSGTDHNALRQMHIDNSPPPPLLADSVKRFGAYDDANSASSNIRRGQPIDPQAVWLEPILTGLPGWPSAKSLEVYADASLTGYSRKYGNPHASPADTLTIGLDDLNAGRLPEQVVSFLSDGELNNLLGNDVAPDQRVSALRGQLADAVEERRSAVASHLYQGSQRSAKADVSVVRQTFPDLPLPLAEKLVTQASPAELQRIADDHRLPLRLKAQARELDFEARAARAYEGFYRDELMTVDTERLTLNTLKFHTASFADLRIEVRSGSPDGPLRCAAGADKAPIVRRLVRDEQGRYEVIDANGRTLHNADDFYESILRAMPEQTLADTGYRLGQGRVLKNWIMETAAPAAERRTVLAEPPIRPVVPLETETLVRGWPRWFFAGPPEERVKALFPGLNETQVTRFIKDLSAKGDPVEAIKRLEVEREQFRNALEKWRDSYPAGVDSSGEPIHGASGEYLHNGGLYLEEQLVNCFERKSRFFKAHNDAPAQGYTLDLSSELLTRNLERWWKDLRNRPEFKPFIDQITALKLGKTEVSSAPDGLLGSFPHLRQLRVNQGGLREIPSTIGGMKQLEHLDLADNSINLNPDSIRQLSELTQLHTLNLNGNPLNQPPDIGRMYRLRDLSLANTRLKSWPQGLFKVGAVNRQRPRTFRIDLRKSPINSVPDVPVRSDQAFVLARARFDQSKLPQRDLLRLGYQRKLVGFSFEQRYTTAGNDEISHWRLLPEDAAGLGPSAELSPYREESWHDVQGEPGSADLFKVIAQQRNTADYQLDQPRRRLTARVWELIDAVALDTDLREKLFQQAGEPESCYEGGAYLFNSMGMKVLVAKAYAEPTSARELDHNLLTLARSSARLESVGDMAREEISRQTQRNLIDPRNNRAPDDLQVHMAYQSGLAERLGLPWQSEKLLYRQRAGVSPESLDEAYTLIIKREDGDGLVNKMIAPLDGNDFWEQHLRKTHPTQYETHDRLFQVRHERLEDLRAAQEQWANLTDPALLNPLARKMEVLADQLDIPQVEVFSGDPMDPQLYDRLMEKMGYERMELSRKLTREALVRAGF, from the coding sequence CCGATCAAGAACAAAATGCCCATCAGCCAGTTTCAGACGCTATGCCGGGATCTGGACATCGGCGCGCAGTACCAAAAACATCTGCAAAGCTACCTGCTGCCCGGCGAACCCGTGGCCGAGAGCGTGCTGCAATACAAGGTGAATGAAAGTCAGAAAGACGCCCTCGCCGTCGCGACGCACCTGGCGTTGATCAAGGAAGATATCCAGTACGACGCCTACAAAATGCTGCTGAATCTGGCGGAGGACAAACCGCTACTGCTCAATGGTCGATCGATGTACTGCTGTGACCTGTCAATGCTCGACACCCGGCTCACGGGCGTGCTCCTGCTGATGCACAGAACGCGGGACAATCGCGGCGTGCGACGGCTGATTGTCTACGTCCCTCATGATCCGGATCACCCGCTGAAGGAATACAGCTCTCTCAAGGCCTTCAAAACCGAACTGGCGCGGCAACTGCGCGAGGACGCCTTTTGCGCCTCCACCGAACAGACCTTTCGCCAGTTCTTCAGCCAGTTTGTCGACCAGCAACAGCGCGGTCATTTCTTCGCCACCCTTGAGCAACGGCTGTTCGTCGTCAGGTACCACCCGCGTGAGGACCCCACCGATCAGCAGCCAGCCTGGCGCAAGGACCCCGTGGAGAACCCGAACCTGCAGATGCAACAACTGCCACTGCAAGGCAATTACTGGCAACACGCCTATCAGCAAAAGCTCAACAAGATGCTCAACGACGCCCGGGAAATCGCCGTGTCCACCGCCGACACCGACAGCAAGGCGCGCTGGGCCTGGTGGGACAACTTCAAGAAAATCGTCTCGGACATCTTCAACGTTGCACTGCTGATCGCGACGCCGTTTGTGCCGGGACTGGGCGAGCTGATGATGGCCTACACCGCTTACCAACTGACCAGTGACGTCATCGAAGGCATCGTCGATCTGGCCGAAGGCGTCTGGGAAGAAGCCGCCGGGCATGTGATCAGCGTGGTGACCGACATCATTCAGTTGGCCGCCTTCGCGGCGGGCGCACAGATCGGCGAAGCCTTTCGCGTCAAACTGTCACAGCTGGTCGACGCCATGAAACCGGTCAAGCTACCCAATGGCAAAGACAGTTTATGGCACCCGGACCTGAGCCCTTACGAACGCAACGACCTGATCCTCTCGCCGAATTCAAAACCTGACCGGCTTGGCCTGCATCAGCACGGCAACGAAAGCATCCTGCCGCTGGAAGGCAAGCTGTACAACGTCGAAAAGGCTTCGACGGCAGCGACGTCCAACACTCACCGAATCAAACACCCGAAACGCGCCAATGCCTACAAGCCGCAAGTCGAACACAACGGCCACGGTGCCTGGGTGCATGAAGCGGAAACCCCGCACGACTGGCCGGATGAGGCGCTGATGCGGCGCCTGGGCCACAGCGTCGAACGCTTCTCTCCCACGGAGCTGGAGCAGATCCGCATCAGCAGTGGCACCGATCACAACGCCCTGCGCCAGATGCACATCGATAACAGCCCGCCACCGCCGCTGCTGGCCGATTCAGTCAAGCGCTTCGGTGCCTATGACGATGCCAACAGCGCGAGTTCGAACATTCGCCGCGGGCAACCGATCGACCCGCAAGCTGTCTGGCTGGAACCGATATTAACCGGTCTGCCGGGCTGGCCGTCGGCCAAGTCGCTGGAGGTCTATGCCGATGCCAGCCTGACCGGCTACTCGCGCAAGTACGGCAACCCGCACGCATCGCCTGCCGATACCTTGACCATTGGCCTGGACGATCTCAACGCCGGCAGGCTGCCAGAGCAGGTAGTGAGTTTTCTCAGCGATGGCGAGCTGAACAATCTGCTCGGCAACGACGTCGCGCCCGACCAGCGTGTCAGCGCCTTGCGCGGTCAACTCGCGGACGCTGTCGAGGAACGTCGCAGCGCGGTCGCCAGCCACCTCTACCAGGGCAGTCAGCGCTCGGCCAAAGCCGATGTCAGCGTGGTCAGACAAACCTTCCCGGATCTGCCGCTGCCATTGGCCGAGAAACTCGTGACTCAGGCCAGCCCTGCCGAGCTGCAGCGAATCGCCGATGACCATCGCCTGCCGCTGCGCCTCAAGGCCCAGGCGCGGGAACTGGATTTCGAAGCGAGAGCCGCCCGCGCCTACGAGGGTTTTTATCGCGACGAACTGATGACCGTCGACACCGAACGGCTCACGCTCAACACGCTCAAGTTCCACACCGCAAGCTTTGCCGATTTGCGCATTGAAGTGCGCAGCGGCAGCCCCGACGGACCGCTGCGGTGCGCCGCCGGGGCGGATAAAGCGCCGATCGTCAGACGTCTGGTCAGGGACGAACAGGGCCGTTACGAGGTTATCGATGCGAACGGCCGTACGCTGCACAACGCCGATGACTTCTATGAATCGATATTGCGCGCAATGCCGGAGCAGACGCTGGCGGACACCGGCTATCGCCTTGGCCAGGGTCGAGTGCTGAAAAACTGGATCATGGAAACCGCCGCGCCTGCTGCCGAGCGTCGCACCGTGCTGGCCGAACCACCCATTCGGCCGGTGGTGCCTCTGGAAACCGAAACACTGGTACGCGGCTGGCCAAGGTGGTTTTTTGCCGGTCCTCCGGAAGAGAGAGTGAAGGCACTCTTTCCGGGTCTGAACGAAACGCAAGTGACGCGTTTTATTAAAGACCTGAGTGCCAAGGGTGACCCGGTTGAAGCCATCAAACGCCTGGAGGTTGAACGTGAACAATTTCGCAACGCATTGGAGAAATGGCGTGACAGTTACCCCGCCGGAGTTGACTCCTCGGGGGAACCGATTCACGGAGCTTCAGGTGAATATCTGCATAATGGCGGCCTCTATCTCGAGGAACAGTTAGTCAATTGCTTCGAGCGCAAAAGCAGGTTTTTCAAGGCGCACAACGACGCTCCCGCGCAAGGCTACACACTCGACCTGTCCTCCGAGCTCCTGACCCGCAACCTTGAGCGTTGGTGGAAGGATCTGCGTAATCGCCCCGAGTTCAAACCCTTTATCGATCAGATCACCGCGCTGAAACTGGGCAAAACAGAAGTATCGTCAGCACCCGACGGCTTGCTGGGCAGTTTCCCCCATTTGCGCCAGTTGCGCGTGAACCAGGGTGGATTGCGGGAGATACCGTCAACCATCGGCGGGATGAAACAACTGGAACATCTGGACCTGGCCGACAACTCGATCAACCTCAATCCCGATTCGATCCGGCAACTCAGTGAGCTGACTCAGCTACACACGCTGAACCTGAACGGCAATCCACTGAACCAGCCACCCGACATCGGACGCATGTATCGCCTCAGAGACTTGAGCCTGGCCAATACCCGACTCAAGAGCTGGCCCCAGGGGTTGTTCAAGGTGGGCGCGGTGAACCGACAGCGACCGCGCACGTTCCGGATCGACCTGCGCAAATCGCCGATCAACAGCGTGCCCGATGTCCCCGTCCGCTCCGATCAGGCGTTTGTGCTCGCGCGGGCACGCTTCGATCAGTCGAAACTGCCCCAAAGGGACCTTTTGCGTCTCGGTTACCAGCGCAAATTGGTCGGTTTTTCCTTCGAGCAGCGTTACACAACGGCGGGCAACGACGAGATCAGCCATTGGCGACTCCTTCCTGAGGATGCGGCCGGTCTCGGCCCATCGGCAGAACTCAGCCCCTACCGTGAAGAGTCGTGGCATGACGTCCAGGGGGAACCTGGCTCCGCAGACCTGTTTAAAGTGATTGCCCAGCAACGAAACACAGCCGACTACCAGCTTGACCAGCCACGCCGACGATTGACCGCTCGGGTGTGGGAACTGATCGACGCGGTAGCCCTGGATACGGACCTGCGCGAAAAACTGTTCCAACAGGCTGGCGAGCCCGAAAGTTGCTACGAGGGCGGGGCTTATCTGTTCAACTCCATGGGCATGAAGGTGCTGGTCGCCAAGGCCTATGCAGAGCCGACCTCGGCCCGGGAGCTGGACCATAATCTGCTGACCCTGGCGCGCAGCAGCGCCCGTCTGGAAAGCGTGGGTGATATGGCACGGGAAGAAATCAGCCGCCAGACGCAGCGAAACCTGATCGACCCTCGGAACAACCGGGCACCGGACGATCTGCAAGTACACATGGCGTACCAGAGCGGCCTGGCAGAACGTCTGGGCCTGCCATGGCAATCGGAAAAATTGCTTTACCGGCAACGCGCCGGGGTGAGCCCGGAGAGTCTCGACGAGGCGTACACGTTGATCATCAAGCGTGAAGACGGTGACGGACTGGTCAACAAGATGATCGCCCCCTTGGACGGAAATGATTTCTGGGAGCAGCATTTGCGCAAGACTCACCCGACCCAATACGAAACCCATGACCGTCTCTTCCAGGTCAGGCACGAACGACTGGAAGATTTGCGCGCGGCGCAGGAACAGTGGGCCAACCTTACCGATCCGGCACTGCTCAATCCACTGGCCCGAAAAATGGAAGTCCTCGCCGATCAACTCGACATCCCTCAGGTTGAGGTGTTCAGTGGCGATCCCATGGATCCGCAACTCTACGACCGACTGATGGAGAAAATGGGCTATGAGCGCATGGAACTGTCGAGAAAACTGACCCGTGAAGCGTTGGTCCGGGCCGGTTTCTGA
- a CDS encoding CS1 type fimbrial major subunit: MIKQCTTATLMAATALIGAGAWAAREEHTFEVSLTIPSRPFYIIPAEPDWIHRPQRLEWDYQRSSLSGLQRNFDVRHDSSAIEARLAFDPYMENGRPGEVIDLRVAFNDVELSSHITPRQVLSEEEAAGGKRVALKIDPIEPAGGYRPGDYHGNVVLMFNAKAPGA, encoded by the coding sequence ATGATCAAGCAATGCACCACCGCCACATTGATGGCTGCCACCGCACTGATCGGCGCTGGGGCGTGGGCCGCTCGCGAAGAACACACCTTCGAAGTTTCCCTGACCATTCCCAGTCGCCCGTTCTACATCATTCCTGCGGAACCGGACTGGATTCACCGACCGCAGCGGCTCGAGTGGGATTACCAGCGCTCGAGCCTCAGCGGGCTGCAGCGGAATTTCGATGTGCGCCATGACAGCAGCGCGATTGAAGCGCGTCTGGCCTTCGACCCTTACATGGAGAACGGTCGGCCCGGTGAAGTGATTGATCTGCGGGTCGCGTTCAATGATGTCGAATTGAGTTCGCACATCACCCCGCGTCAGGTGCTGTCAGAGGAAGAGGCCGCCGGGGGCAAGCGCGTGGCGTTGAAGATCGACCCGATCGAACCGGCGGGTGGTTATCGCCCCGGGGATTATCACGGCAATGTAGTGCTGATGTTCAACGCCAAGGCACCGGGGGCGTAA